A genomic window from Planococcus rifietoensis includes:
- a CDS encoding 2-keto-3-deoxygluconate permease gives MKIKATLDRIPGGMMVVPLLTAAVINTVAPDLLRIGGFTQALFVDSASALIALFLLCTGAQINLRNVGVSLGKGATLLATKWVVGALFGLIAYMFAGDNGLWLGLAPIAIIAAMTNSNGGLFVALVGQYGNKEDRAAYSLLALNDGPFLTMVALSIFGAMGFVEGLFSPVAFIAVLLPIIVGMVLGNLDEDMRAFLDKGSLMLIPFFAFALGMGIDFTAIVQGGLGGIILGLLTVFVTGTAGYIVFKALKWNPIVGAAEGSTAGNAVATPAAIAAASASFASVVDIATVQVAASTVTTAILLPLYIGFLVKRLERKGFIFENGEMLQKGK, from the coding sequence ATGAAGATTAAAGCGACTCTGGACCGGATTCCCGGCGGCATGATGGTCGTGCCATTGCTCACAGCAGCGGTCATCAATACAGTAGCACCTGATTTATTGCGGATTGGCGGATTTACACAAGCGCTGTTTGTAGATAGCGCGAGCGCCTTGATCGCATTGTTCCTATTATGCACAGGCGCACAGATCAATTTAAGAAATGTTGGCGTGTCACTTGGTAAAGGCGCGACCTTGCTCGCGACAAAATGGGTGGTCGGTGCGCTGTTTGGATTGATTGCGTACATGTTTGCGGGAGATAATGGCTTATGGCTCGGATTGGCGCCGATCGCGATCATCGCGGCGATGACTAATAGCAACGGCGGGTTGTTTGTGGCATTAGTTGGCCAATACGGAAATAAAGAAGACCGGGCAGCCTATTCACTGTTGGCCTTGAATGATGGACCATTTTTGACGATGGTGGCGCTGAGCATTTTCGGTGCGATGGGCTTTGTGGAAGGTCTGTTTTCTCCGGTGGCGTTTATCGCTGTGTTGTTGCCGATTATCGTCGGTATGGTTTTGGGGAACTTGGATGAAGACATGCGTGCTTTCCTGGATAAAGGCAGCTTGATGCTGATTCCATTCTTTGCATTCGCGCTTGGGATGGGAATTGACTTTACTGCGATTGTTCAAGGCGGTTTGGGTGGTATTATACTTGGTCTCTTAACGGTATTTGTAACCGGTACTGCAGGCTATATTGTGTTCAAAGCGTTGAAATGGAATCCGATTGTCGGGGCTGCGGAAGGTTCGACTGCCGGTAATGCCGTCGCAACACCTGCGGCTATCGCAGCGGCAAGTGCTAGTTTTGCGTCTGTAGTTGATATTGCAACGGTTCAAGTAGCGGCATCAACTGTCACGACGGCGATTTTGCTGCCGCTATACATCGGCTTTCTAGTGAAGCGTTTAGAGCGCAAAGGATTTATCTTCGAAAATGGTGAGATGCTACAAAAGGGCAAATAA